The proteins below come from a single Psychrobacter sp. FDAARGOS_221 genomic window:
- a CDS encoding 16S rRNA (uracil(1498)-N(3))-methyltransferase, with protein sequence MNIVLLDQTAFVNAPMNGSEAVSKQLQITDATQVAHIQQVLKLKVGERLKIGQRNGLIGSAQVAQLSDDQVLLTDVQLESQPPAKLDLRIILALPRPKVLRRLIMDMTAIGVAEIVLVNSYRTDKSYWQSPMLKRIDEFVQEGLQQGVDTIAPQIHLKKRFKPFVEDELPAMIAGQRAAVAHPYANKTLSELSATHGLPKWLCIGAEGGWIDYEVKLLQAQGCEVISFGDRILRTEAVVNALCGRYL encoded by the coding sequence GTGAATATTGTATTGCTTGATCAGACTGCATTTGTTAATGCTCCGATGAATGGTTCTGAGGCAGTTTCAAAACAGCTACAGATAACAGATGCCACTCAAGTTGCGCATATTCAACAAGTATTAAAATTAAAAGTAGGTGAACGACTAAAAATAGGACAGCGAAATGGTCTGATAGGAAGTGCGCAAGTTGCGCAGTTATCAGATGATCAGGTGTTATTAACCGATGTGCAGCTAGAAAGTCAGCCGCCAGCTAAACTAGACTTACGCATTATATTGGCGCTACCTAGACCCAAAGTGTTACGACGACTAATTATGGATATGACTGCAATCGGTGTGGCCGAGATTGTACTGGTCAATAGCTATCGCACTGACAAAAGCTACTGGCAAAGTCCGATGCTAAAACGCATAGATGAGTTTGTTCAAGAAGGTCTTCAGCAAGGGGTAGATACCATAGCGCCTCAGATTCACCTAAAAAAGCGCTTTAAACCCTTTGTCGAAGATGAGCTACCTGCCATGATTGCTGGACAGCGCGCTGCGGTTGCGCATCCTTATGCCAATAAAACTCTGTCTGAGTTGTCAGCGACTCATGGCTTACCGAAGTGGCTGTGTATTGGGGCTGAAGGTGGTTGGATTGATTATGAGGTTAAGCTGCTTCAAGCGCAGGGCTGTGAAGTGATCAGCTTTGGAGATCGTATTTTACGTACAGAAGCGGTCGTCAATGCGTTGTGTGGGCGTTATTTATAG
- a CDS encoding substrate-binding domain-containing protein, producing the protein MSYAAVISRFTRPLSQLSKPAMAALCMAVLTVSGCSNQNDINADDNENDAENSALMQERFQVATDLDIEQMRKVGDAYSEETGVLIDWIPMDEQVFTVKFDEEPPLVFDIKVPTGSDMVIMRSAYTLANAKASHVLQPLGSEILNSKVPKQYQDEDGFWYGVGMYGRTLVYNHNKVNEPELINYASVGANKWQGRLCMTDVFSPENQAIAKMMWGYRGTKLTPEIVRNWQINMGAPSDSDSQVLAKIDQGLCDVGIVDSDVFWQYSKTNPNTAVRLMWANQINRGTITNAISMGMLDSGEDVGQALRFMEWLVSDEGQALFAYHTSSFPIATIEDESIDKAVIRPEWTEFSADATLLSEVIANHRKIEPAEPPEVKPKTEEAEDEADSKTTQETKATE; encoded by the coding sequence ATGTCATACGCTGCCGTTATCAGTCGCTTTACCCGTCCATTGTCTCAACTGAGCAAGCCTGCAATGGCGGCGCTGTGTATGGCGGTTTTAACCGTGTCTGGCTGTTCTAATCAAAACGATATAAATGCAGATGATAATGAAAACGACGCTGAAAACAGTGCATTAATGCAAGAGCGTTTTCAAGTAGCGACCGATTTAGATATCGAGCAGATGCGCAAAGTAGGTGACGCTTATAGCGAAGAGACCGGTGTGCTGATTGACTGGATACCGATGGATGAGCAGGTATTTACCGTTAAGTTCGATGAAGAACCGCCGCTGGTGTTTGATATTAAAGTGCCAACCGGTAGCGATATGGTCATCATGCGTAGCGCCTACACCTTGGCTAATGCCAAAGCCAGTCATGTATTACAGCCATTAGGCTCTGAGATATTAAACAGCAAAGTGCCTAAGCAATATCAAGATGAAGATGGATTTTGGTATGGGGTTGGCATGTATGGACGTACGTTGGTGTATAACCATAACAAGGTAAACGAGCCAGAATTGATCAACTATGCCAGTGTCGGTGCTAACAAATGGCAAGGCCGCTTGTGTATGACCGATGTATTTAGCCCTGAAAATCAGGCCATTGCTAAAATGATGTGGGGTTATCGAGGCACTAAATTAACGCCTGAGATTGTCAGAAACTGGCAAATCAATATGGGCGCGCCTTCTGACAGTGACAGTCAAGTACTGGCAAAGATAGACCAAGGCCTGTGCGATGTAGGTATCGTCGACTCTGATGTGTTTTGGCAGTATAGCAAGACAAACCCAAATACCGCGGTGCGCCTGATGTGGGCCAACCAAATCAACCGCGGTACTATTACCAATGCCATTAGCATGGGCATGTTGGACTCAGGCGAAGACGTTGGTCAAGCACTAAGATTTATGGAGTGGTTGGTCAGTGATGAAGGTCAGGCGTTATTTGCTTACCATACCAGCAGCTTTCCTATCGCCACTATCGAAGATGAGTCGATTGATAAAGCAGTTATTCGCCCCGAGTGGACTGAGTTTTCTGCCGATGCGACCTTATTGTCTGAGGTGATTGCCAATCATCGCAAAATTGAGCCTGCCGAGCCGCCTGAAGTTAAACCCAAAACTGAAGAAGCTGAGGATGAGGCAGACAGTAAAACTACTCAAGAGACTAAAGCTACCGAGTAG
- a CDS encoding extracellular solute-binding protein → MGTEQAATSMLGKSKVTLLGAAMMSALALAGCNSSNDSDKVADADSPATRNDSEVVTVYSSRNEQLIQPLLDEFTKETGIAVELVTDKTGPLMARLEAESTNTPADMLLTVDAGNLWQAGEQGLLQPLNSEVINSNVPEKYRSAKDLWTGLSLRARTIFYDPKKVSPEDLSTYADLADPKWKGKLCLRTSQKVYNQSLVASMIEHYGEPKTEEIVKGWVANLAAPVFSSDNKMLEAIAAGQCEVGIANSYYYGRTLEENPDFPVKLFWANQGEGAEATGTHVNVSGAGIIKNADNVEGARKLIEWLSSDTAQGQYASSDKEFPVKEGIDESDLLRSWGPFKQDDINVSIFGQRQAQAVQLMDRAGYE, encoded by the coding sequence ATGGGTACAGAACAAGCGGCAACATCAATGCTAGGTAAGAGCAAAGTTACCTTATTAGGTGCTGCTATGATGAGTGCACTGGCTTTAGCAGGCTGTAATAGTAGCAATGATAGTGACAAAGTAGCTGATGCTGACAGTCCAGCGACCCGAAACGATTCGGAAGTGGTTACTGTTTATTCTTCACGTAATGAGCAATTAATTCAGCCTTTATTAGATGAATTTACCAAAGAAACCGGTATAGCTGTTGAGCTTGTGACTGATAAAACCGGCCCATTAATGGCACGTTTAGAAGCTGAAAGTACCAATACACCAGCAGATATGCTACTAACGGTTGATGCCGGTAACTTATGGCAAGCGGGCGAGCAAGGCTTGTTGCAGCCGCTTAATTCAGAAGTGATTAACAGCAATGTGCCAGAAAAATACCGCTCAGCAAAAGATCTATGGACGGGTCTATCACTACGTGCGCGTACTATTTTTTATGATCCAAAAAAAGTAAGCCCAGAAGATCTGTCAACTTATGCGGACCTTGCTGATCCAAAATGGAAAGGCAAATTATGTTTACGTACCTCGCAAAAGGTATATAATCAGTCATTGGTTGCCAGTATGATTGAACATTATGGCGAGCCAAAAACTGAAGAAATCGTTAAAGGCTGGGTGGCTAACTTAGCAGCGCCTGTGTTTAGCAGCGATAATAAAATGCTTGAAGCCATTGCTGCCGGTCAGTGTGAAGTGGGTATTGCCAACAGTTACTACTATGGCCGTACCTTAGAAGAAAACCCTGATTTCCCTGTAAAACTATTCTGGGCTAACCAAGGTGAAGGCGCTGAAGCAACCGGTACTCATGTTAACGTATCTGGCGCAGGTATTATCAAAAACGCTGATAACGTTGAAGGCGCACGTAAGCTGATCGAATGGTTGTCTTCTGACACCGCGCAAGGTCAATACGCCAGCAGCGATAAAGAGTTCCCAGTGAAAGAAGGTATTGATGAGTCAGACCTTCTACGTTCATGGGGACCATTCAAACAAGATGACATTAATGTTAGCATCTTTGGTCAACGTCAAGCACAAGCGGTACAATTAATGGATCGTGCAGGTTACGAATAA
- a CDS encoding ABC transporter permease, translating into MKANQSNKSLIAKLVLGLISLFMLIPIIIVMRSWFEPMAEVWSHLADYVLPSVLKNSALILVLVTVIAGSLGTYLAWLTSMYRFTGQKFFAWALMLPFAIPAYVLAFVSVGIFDYSGILQSSLRELGINGSFIQIRNVWGAGVILSLVFYPYVYLLARQAFLSQGQRALEAGQMLGLTRQQAFFKVALPQAMPWIVGGLLLTWMETLADFGAVSVFNLDTFTTAIYKAWFGFFSLTTAAQLAALLIVAVFIVLLFERYWQKKRSYLPSAGSRQRQQLSGLKNLWALLFCSLIFILAFGIPMGQLLIWVIDNYHIDLDNRYWGFVTNTLLIASATAVTIAVLALLMAWLLRQFPSRSNQLLVSLANLGYAVPGTVLAVGVFIPIASMDNALIALNITTTQVISGSVVVMLLALTTRFVTVGFQPIDRQLNRLTPSQEQAAQLLTTNRWQRWRQVYLPVISPGVLTALIMVFVEVTKEMPITLMTRRQGWDTLAVRVFEMTSEGMYERAALPSLTIVLVGLIPVILLIRQSDKS; encoded by the coding sequence ATGAAAGCGAATCAATCCAACAAATCTCTAATAGCGAAATTAGTCCTTGGTCTAATTTCGCTATTTATGTTGATACCCATCATTATTGTCATGCGCTCATGGTTTGAGCCTATGGCTGAGGTATGGTCGCACCTTGCAGACTATGTCTTACCCTCCGTATTAAAAAATAGCGCTTTAATCCTAGTCTTAGTCACCGTAATAGCAGGTAGTCTTGGCACCTATTTGGCGTGGTTAACCAGTATGTATCGCTTTACTGGGCAGAAGTTTTTTGCTTGGGCATTAATGCTGCCATTTGCCATTCCCGCTTATGTACTGGCTTTTGTCAGTGTCGGTATCTTTGATTACAGTGGCATATTGCAAAGTAGCTTAAGAGAGCTGGGGATAAATGGTTCTTTTATTCAGATACGTAACGTCTGGGGCGCCGGTGTTATCTTATCACTGGTGTTCTATCCTTATGTGTATCTATTGGCGAGACAAGCTTTTTTATCGCAAGGGCAACGGGCGCTAGAAGCGGGTCAAATGTTAGGGCTAACTCGGCAACAAGCATTTTTTAAAGTGGCTTTGCCTCAAGCTATGCCGTGGATTGTTGGCGGTTTGCTATTAACCTGGATGGAAACCTTAGCTGATTTTGGTGCCGTATCTGTATTTAACCTAGATACGTTTACAACGGCAATTTATAAAGCTTGGTTTGGCTTTTTTAGTTTAACCACGGCAGCGCAGCTGGCCGCCTTATTAATCGTAGCAGTATTTATTGTGCTGCTGTTTGAGCGTTATTGGCAAAAAAAGCGCAGTTATCTACCCAGTGCAGGCAGCCGCCAACGTCAACAATTATCTGGATTAAAAAATCTGTGGGCATTACTCTTTTGTAGCCTGATTTTTATTTTGGCGTTTGGCATCCCTATGGGTCAGCTGCTAATCTGGGTGATTGATAACTATCATATTGATTTGGATAATCGTTATTGGGGCTTTGTCACCAATACTTTGCTCATTGCCAGTGCAACCGCAGTCACCATTGCGGTATTAGCGTTGTTAATGGCATGGCTGTTGCGCCAATTCCCAAGCCGTAGCAACCAGCTGTTGGTATCTTTGGCTAATCTGGGTTATGCCGTGCCCGGCACAGTATTGGCGGTGGGGGTATTTATCCCAATTGCGTCGATGGACAACGCGTTAATCGCTTTAAATATCACAACCACTCAGGTCATTAGCGGTAGTGTGGTAGTGATGTTATTGGCATTGACCACACGCTTTGTGACAGTTGGCTTTCAGCCCATTGATCGTCAGCTTAATCGATTAACACCCAGTCAGGAGCAGGCGGCGCAGTTATTAACGACCAATCGTTGGCAGCGCTGGCGTCAAGTATATTTACCAGTTATCAGCCCAGGTGTATTAACCGCACTGATCATGGTGTTCGTTGAAGTTACTAAAGAGATGCCCATTACTCTAATGACGCGTCGTCAAGGTTGGGATACACTGGCTGTCAGAGTGTTTGAAATGACCTCTGAGGGTATGTATGAGCGTGCCGCGCTACCCAGTTTGACCATAGTGTTGGTTGGATTGATACCGGTTATCTTATTAATACGTCAGTCAGATAAAAGTTAA
- a CDS encoding ABC transporter ATP-binding protein: MQQQPAATSADMTASKSPYLVIDQISVSFDQTQVVKALSMSLEQGEIGCLLGFSGCGKTTALRAIAGLEQPVQGRVILNNKVLTDIESNKVNVQVMPAKRDMGMVFQDYALFSHLTVSENIGFGLHRWSKADKAARIKEMLALVELTEHADKRINQLSGGQQQRIALARALAPKPELLLLDEPFSNLDMMLRESLAAKVRDILKQTNTTAILVTHDQHEAFAIADKIGVMHKGKLAQWATPDELYHEPNSPFIAEFIGEGAMIDGVIEQGTIKTALGDIKRYPEPIHSHYQEYDYETYYNTGEVCEYDFANGTQIKVLIRPDDIVHDDSSPQQAIVVGRVFRGANFLYRLRLDNGEEVLSLISSHHDHPIGSSIGFRPLMAHVVLFHGDDLDVTTWHRI, from the coding sequence ATGCAGCAGCAACCAGCAGCCACTTCAGCGGATATGACAGCGAGCAAATCACCGTATCTGGTTATCGATCAGATCAGTGTTAGCTTTGATCAAACCCAAGTGGTCAAAGCGCTATCGATGAGTTTAGAGCAGGGTGAGATAGGTTGTTTATTAGGGTTTAGTGGTTGTGGTAAGACTACCGCGCTAAGAGCGATTGCTGGTCTTGAGCAGCCGGTGCAAGGTCGGGTAATCTTAAATAATAAAGTGTTGACTGATATTGAGTCTAACAAGGTCAACGTGCAAGTGATGCCAGCCAAACGTGATATGGGCATGGTGTTTCAAGACTATGCGCTGTTTAGTCATCTGACGGTGAGTGAAAATATTGGCTTTGGCTTACACCGCTGGTCTAAAGCGGATAAAGCAGCCCGCATTAAAGAGATGTTGGCGTTAGTTGAGCTGACTGAACATGCCGATAAGCGTATCAATCAATTGTCTGGCGGTCAGCAGCAACGTATTGCTTTAGCGCGTGCGCTAGCGCCTAAGCCTGAGCTGCTTTTGTTAGATGAGCCATTTTCAAACTTAGATATGATGCTGCGAGAATCACTGGCAGCCAAAGTACGTGATATCTTAAAACAGACCAATACCACGGCTATTTTGGTTACCCATGATCAGCATGAAGCCTTTGCTATTGCTGATAAGATTGGTGTGATGCATAAGGGTAAGTTGGCACAGTGGGCAACACCTGACGAGCTGTATCATGAACCGAACAGTCCGTTCATTGCTGAATTTATTGGTGAAGGTGCGATGATTGATGGGGTGATTGAACAAGGCACCATCAAGACAGCACTGGGTGATATCAAGCGCTATCCTGAGCCGATTCATTCGCATTATCAAGAATACGATTATGAGACTTACTACAATACCGGTGAAGTGTGTGAATACGACTTTGCCAATGGCACTCAGATTAAAGTGCTGATTCGTCCTGATGATATCGTGCACGATGATAGCAGTCCGCAGCAGGCCATTGTAGTCGGGCGCGTGTTTCGAGGTGCTAACTTTTTATACCGATTGCGCTTAGACAATGGGGAAGAGGTGCTGTCGTTAATCTCCAGTCACCATGACCATCCGATTGGCTCATCGATTGGTTTTAGACCCTTGATGGCTCATGTGGTGTTATTCCATGGCGATGACTTGGATGTGACCACTTGGCACCGTATTTAG
- a CDS encoding methyltransferase domain-containing protein encodes MSVSEDRNFDPITEHFVKKVYGGLKGDIRLAVLKRDLTDVVKQLSAQHNRPLRILDVGAGLAQISIELAEQGHQVTINDISHNMLVEAKKNASERGVLDKISWLVCPYQHFEEILGETADEGYDLILCHALLEWLGQPSDIMPFFARWLAADGVLSLCFYNPASFVYRNLIMGNFNLLNNPEFKSDNKKSLTPNNPVSYEQVAGWLEDQGLQINSVSGLRVFHDYSPLKRGGHTNPEAVIKMELRYSNQTPYKWLGRYLHVLAQRQQ; translated from the coding sequence ATGAGCGTATCTGAAGACCGTAATTTTGACCCCATTACTGAGCATTTTGTCAAAAAGGTATATGGCGGATTAAAAGGTGACATTCGTCTGGCTGTTCTCAAGCGAGATCTAACTGATGTGGTCAAGCAGCTGTCTGCGCAACACAATAGACCGCTTAGAATTTTGGATGTTGGTGCCGGCTTGGCACAGATTTCAATTGAATTGGCCGAGCAAGGACATCAGGTGACGATTAATGACATCTCACACAATATGTTGGTCGAGGCCAAAAAAAACGCCAGCGAACGTGGCGTGTTAGATAAAATTAGTTGGTTGGTATGTCCGTATCAGCATTTTGAAGAAATTCTTGGTGAGACAGCAGACGAGGGCTATGACTTAATATTATGCCATGCTCTACTTGAGTGGTTGGGTCAGCCCAGTGACATCATGCCATTTTTTGCCCGCTGGCTTGCTGCTGACGGGGTACTATCACTGTGTTTTTATAATCCGGCCAGTTTTGTCTATCGCAACTTGATTATGGGTAACTTTAACTTGCTAAATAACCCAGAGTTTAAATCAGACAATAAAAAAAGCCTGACTCCAAACAACCCTGTCAGCTATGAGCAAGTGGCAGGTTGGCTTGAGGATCAAGGCTTACAGATTAATTCAGTCAGTGGCTTACGCGTATTTCATGATTATTCACCGCTAAAGCGTGGCGGTCATACCAATCCTGAAGCAGTGATTAAGATGGAGCTACGCTACTCAAATCAAACCCCTTATAAATGGCTGGGGCGTTATTTGCACGTATTGGCGCAGCGTCAGCAATAA
- the gyrA gene encoding DNA gyrase subunit A, with the protein MSDSVSPIAIIDEMKQSYLDYAMSVIVSRALPDVRDGLKPVHRRIMYAMHQLSNDYNKPYKKSARVVGDVIGKYHPHGDTAVYDAIVRMAQDFSLRYPMVDGQGNFGSIDDDPAAAMRYTEVRMTKLTHKMLADLDKDTVDWEDNYDGSERMPSVLPARIPNLLVNGATGIAVGMATNMAPHNLTEVLNACLAYADNPNISSEELTNYISGPDFPTGGIIYGRAGIVDAYRTGKGRLHIRGRYHIEPMSETGANRERERIVFTEIPYQANKAKLIERIAELVRDKKIEGISEIRDESDKDGMRIAIDLRRGEVAEVIVNNLFLQTPLESSFSINMVALDNGQPKLMTLRQLIAAFVRHRQEVVTRRTIYELNKAKARGHLLEGLTVALANIDDIIATIKESANRGEAREKLLAQVWDSGTVVAMLQAAGRGTLAAGDLRSVRPEFIEGEDLKNPFGLIDDGNNYRLSLEQVNAILEMQLHRLTGLEQDKLTEEYQDILRQIAELESILADFDKLMMVIKNEMQEILDEFGDERRTDIVDSRSDFSREDLIPEQTVVLTVSRTGYAKTQPIGDYVAQNRGGRGKSAAAMKEDDVIDHLVVTSTHATVLCFTDNGRVFSLRGFEVPIASRGARGRPLVNIIGLDPDEIVTTILPIPKAVEEAPHDADEAAAIADADVVDDDAEENDNTVTGPFVFFATANGTVKRVKLSQFANIRSNGLIAIGLEEDDKLVSARITNGEQQVMLFASSGKAIRFDENDARVMGRTAKGVRGMRIAKDESIKSLVVIEDDVKEILIACENGYGKRTPAEEFNAQNRGGGGVIAIKTSERNGALVRATKVHPEDDIILISNKGTLVRTPVAQVATSGRNTQGVTLIRLANDEVLVGMARVEESTEEEELLEGMLDSTDAPSDADEANKLADDVETDSDTDIDDTDADNINDASDD; encoded by the coding sequence ATGAGTGATTCGGTCAGTCCTATTGCTATCATCGATGAGATGAAGCAATCCTACCTTGATTATGCGATGAGCGTTATTGTATCTCGAGCGCTACCGGATGTGCGAGACGGGCTGAAACCTGTGCATCGTCGTATCATGTATGCCATGCACCAGTTGTCTAACGACTACAATAAACCTTACAAAAAATCGGCACGTGTGGTTGGTGACGTAATCGGTAAATATCACCCTCATGGTGATACTGCTGTTTATGATGCCATTGTACGTATGGCACAGGACTTTAGCTTGCGCTATCCCATGGTCGACGGTCAAGGTAACTTTGGTTCTATCGACGATGATCCAGCAGCAGCGATGCGTTATACCGAAGTACGTATGACTAAGCTGACTCACAAAATGTTGGCAGATCTGGATAAAGACACGGTTGACTGGGAAGACAACTATGATGGTTCAGAGCGCATGCCAAGTGTGTTGCCAGCACGTATTCCTAATCTACTGGTAAACGGCGCGACTGGTATTGCGGTCGGTATGGCGACCAATATGGCGCCGCACAACTTAACCGAAGTGCTTAATGCCTGCTTGGCGTATGCCGATAATCCGAATATCTCAAGTGAAGAGCTGACCAACTATATCTCTGGTCCTGACTTCCCAACTGGCGGTATTATATATGGCCGTGCGGGTATCGTTGATGCGTATCGCACTGGTAAAGGCCGTCTGCATATCCGTGGTCGTTATCACATTGAACCGATGAGTGAAACTGGCGCCAATCGTGAGCGTGAGCGCATTGTATTTACCGAAATTCCATACCAGGCCAACAAAGCCAAGCTAATCGAGCGTATTGCTGAGCTGGTACGTGATAAGAAAATTGAAGGTATCTCTGAGATTCGTGATGAGTCTGATAAAGACGGCATGCGTATTGCGATTGATTTACGTCGTGGCGAAGTAGCAGAAGTTATTGTTAATAACTTGTTCTTGCAGACACCACTAGAGTCAAGCTTTAGCATCAACATGGTTGCCTTAGACAATGGTCAGCCAAAGCTAATGACATTGCGTCAGTTAATTGCAGCCTTTGTGCGTCACCGTCAAGAAGTTGTGACTCGCCGTACGATTTATGAGCTAAACAAAGCCAAAGCGCGCGGTCACTTATTAGAAGGTCTGACCGTTGCCTTAGCCAACATCGATGACATCATCGCTACCATTAAAGAGTCGGCCAACCGCGGTGAAGCACGTGAAAAACTATTAGCCCAAGTATGGGATTCAGGTACCGTGGTTGCCATGTTGCAAGCGGCAGGTCGTGGTACATTAGCTGCTGGTGACTTGCGCTCAGTACGCCCTGAGTTTATCGAAGGCGAGGACCTGAAAAATCCGTTTGGTCTAATTGATGACGGTAACAACTACCGTTTATCACTTGAACAGGTTAACGCGATTTTAGAGATGCAACTGCATCGTTTAACCGGCCTTGAGCAAGACAAACTAACCGAAGAATACCAAGACATCTTACGTCAAATTGCTGAACTTGAATCTATCTTAGCGGACTTTGATAAGCTGATGATGGTTATTAAAAATGAAATGCAAGAAATCTTAGATGAATTTGGTGATGAGCGTCGCACTGACATCGTTGACTCACGTAGCGACTTTAGCCGTGAAGACTTAATTCCAGAACAGACAGTGGTATTAACGGTATCACGTACGGGTTATGCTAAGACCCAGCCAATCGGTGACTATGTCGCCCAAAACCGTGGTGGCCGTGGTAAGTCAGCAGCAGCGATGAAAGAAGATGATGTGATTGATCATCTGGTTGTGACCTCGACTCATGCGACGGTGCTTTGCTTTACCGATAATGGGCGTGTGTTTAGCTTACGTGGCTTTGAAGTGCCAATTGCCAGCCGTGGCGCGCGTGGCCGTCCGCTAGTTAATATTATTGGCTTAGACCCAGATGAGATTGTCACTACTATTTTACCGATTCCAAAAGCGGTCGAAGAAGCACCACATGACGCTGATGAAGCTGCTGCCATTGCAGATGCTGATGTTGTGGACGATGATGCAGAAGAAAACGACAATACCGTAACGGGACCATTTGTATTCTTTGCGACTGCTAATGGTACGGTTAAGCGCGTGAAGCTGTCTCAGTTTGCTAACATTCGCTCGAATGGTTTGATTGCGATTGGCCTAGAAGAAGATGACAAGCTTGTTTCTGCACGCATTACCAATGGCGAGCAGCAAGTGATGCTATTTGCCTCAAGTGGTAAAGCCATTCGTTTTGACGAGAATGATGCACGTGTGATGGGCCGTACTGCTAAAGGTGTTCGCGGTATGCGTATCGCCAAAGATGAATCTATTAAGTCATTGGTGGTTATTGAAGATGACGTGAAAGAGATTCTGATTGCTTGTGAGAATGGTTATGGTAAGCGTACGCCAGCTGAAGAGTTTAACGCGCAAAACCGTGGTGGCGGTGGTGTTATCGCTATCAAGACCAGTGAGCGTAATGGTGCTTTAGTGCGTGCGACCAAGGTACATCCTGAAGATGACATCATCTTAATCTCGAACAAAGGAACGCTAGTGCGTACGCCAGTGGCTCAAGTAGCAACGTCAGGACGTAACACTCAAGGGGTAACCTTAATTCGCTTAGCCAATGATGAAGTGTTGGTTGGTATGGCGCGTGTTGAGGAGAGCACCGAAGAAGAGGAGCTACTTGAAGGTATGCTAGATTCTACAGATGCGCCTTCTGACGCAGATGAAGCTAATAAACTGGCTGACGATGTCGAGACTGATAGCGATACCGATATTGACGATACTGATGCAGATAACATCAATGACGCAAGTGATGACTAA
- a CDS encoding glutathione binding-like protein, whose translation MSNLHLHHLENSRSFRILWLLEELELDYQLTSYQRTKSFLAPKSLEKVHPSGKAPILEVKGIDSDKPEETTALIESGFIIDYLMAKYDPEFKLHPKLDADSQDWRDYDFWMHYAEASAMPALVMRLVFTKIVERSPALIRPIAKGIRKQVEASMITKNINKTLDLIEAELTEDKWFAGAEFSAADIQMAFFVEAANAGRSLDTVRYNSIVNWLKRCKARPAYQAAVAKGGKLEF comes from the coding sequence ATGTCAAATTTACATTTACATCATTTAGAGAACTCACGTTCATTCCGTATTTTATGGCTACTTGAAGAGTTGGAATTGGATTATCAGCTAACCAGTTATCAAAGAACCAAGTCTTTTTTAGCGCCAAAAAGCCTAGAGAAGGTTCATCCTTCTGGTAAAGCACCTATACTAGAAGTGAAAGGTATTGATTCAGACAAGCCAGAAGAAACCACGGCTTTGATTGAGTCAGGTTTTATCATTGATTACTTGATGGCAAAATATGACCCTGAGTTTAAGCTGCATCCGAAGCTAGATGCAGACAGCCAAGATTGGCGTGATTACGACTTTTGGATGCATTACGCCGAAGCATCAGCTATGCCAGCCTTGGTAATGCGTTTGGTGTTTACGAAGATTGTAGAGCGTTCACCTGCCTTAATACGTCCGATTGCAAAAGGTATTCGTAAGCAAGTTGAAGCATCAATGATTACCAAAAATATCAACAAGACCCTTGATTTGATCGAAGCTGAGTTGACCGAAGATAAATGGTTCGCCGGTGCTGAGTTCAGTGCGGCAGATATTCAAATGGCCTTTTTCGTGGAAGCGGCTAATGCCGGCCGCAGCTTAGATACGGTACGCTACAACAGTATTGTCAATTGGTTAAAGCGTTGTAAAGCAAGACCTGCCTATCAAGCAGCAGTAGCGAAAGGGGGTAAGCTTGAGTTCTAA